In Acetobacteroides hydrogenigenes, the DNA window TTGCGTATGTGGGTATTTTAAAAATACCCCTGACAGCGTTTTAAATTCTGTCAGGGGTTATCTTATAGCATTTAAGATTACATCTTATCGAAGAAACTACGCGAGATAACTTCGAACTGTTGCTCGCGGGTTAATCGGACAAAATTTACTGCGTAGCCAGACACACGGATGGTTAGCTGAGGATAGTTCTCAGGATGTTCCATTGCGTCTTGAAGCATCTCGCGGTTGAGCACGTTCACGTTAAGGTGGTGGGCACCTTTCGAGAAGTAGCCGTCCATCATCGAAACTAGGTTATCTAGCCTATCTTCTTTGGTTGCTCCTAACGATTTAGGAATAATTGAGAAGGTGTTAGATATACCGTCTCTCGAGCTATCGTAGTCGAGTTTCGATACGGAGCTTAGCGATGCGATAGCCCCCTTGGTATCGCGTCCGTGCATTGGGTTTGCACCAGGAGCAAAGGCAACACCTTTGGCGCGGCCATCGGGGGTTGCTCCAGTTTTCTTTCCGTACATTACGTTAGAGGTAATAGTTAGGATCGAAAGGGTTGGCTCTGCATTCTTGTAGGTTGGCAGCTGGCTAAGCAGCGAGTTGAAGTATGCAGGAATTTCAACGGCAAACTGGTCCACACGATCATCGTCGTTACCGTAGTATGGGAATTCGCCTTCGATGTTGAAGTTAACGGCTAAGCCTTTTTCGTCGCGAACTGGAGTAACCTTAGCGTACTTGATGGCAGAAAGCGAGTCGGCTACAATTGACAGACCTGCAGCGCCGTAGGCTAGGTTAATTTTAGGATCGGTATCGATAAAAGCCATCTGCGACTTTTCGTAGTAGTACTTGTCGTGCATGTAGTGGATGATGTTCATCGAGTCGTTGTAAACGCGAGCCATCTCCTTAAGCACAATTTTGTAGTTGGCCATTACCTCATCGAAATCGAGTACCTCGCTCTTAAGTGCAGGGATTCCCTTAACTACTTGCTTACCGGTAATCTCGCAGCGGCCTTCGTTAATTGCTAGAAGAAGAGCCTTTGCAAGGTTGGTACGAGCGCCGAAGAATTGGATTTGTTTTCCGATTTCTTGGTATGAAACGCAGCAGGCAATACCGTAATCTTCAGAGTCGCGGGTTTCGCACATTAGGTCATCATTCTCGTACTGAATAGATGATGTATCAATAGAAACCTGAGCGCAGAAATGCTTGAAGTTCTCTGGAAGTGATGGCGACCAAAGAACGGTCATGTTTGGCTCTGGCGATGGCCCTAGATTGTATAGAGTTTGAAGGAAGCGGAATGAGGTCTTAGTAACCTTAGTGCGGCCATCGGCAGTTCTACCTCCAATTGCTTCGGTTACCCAAGTTGGGTCGCCTGCAAAGATTTCATTGTAGGCATCCATGCGTAGGTGGCGAACCATGCGAAGCTTAATTACGAATTGGTCGATAAGTTCCTGAGCGAACTCTTCGGTAATCTTTCCGTTTTTAAGATCGTATTCGATATAGATATCAAGGAATGAAGAAACGTTGCCCAGCGACATTGCTGCAC includes these proteins:
- the pflB gene encoding formate C-acetyltransferase encodes the protein MDQNIKFNEGVWQNEINVKDFVNKNITPYEGDASFLCGPSERTKKIWDICKQALKEESENNGVRKIDNKVVSGITSHKAGYIDKENELIVGLQTDELLKRAMKPYGGIKVVEKACSEHGVEVDEHVLDIFTNYAKTHNDGVFEAYTDEIRLFRSLGFLTGLPDNYARGRIIGDYRRLALYGIDRLIDAKKHDLANLGGPMTEHRIRLREEVSEQIKALNKIKELGTYYGLDLSRPAYSAQEAVQWVYMAYLSAVKEQDGAAMSLGNVSSFLDIYIEYDLKNGKITEEFAQELIDQFVIKLRMVRHLRMDAYNEIFAGDPTWVTEAIGGRTADGRTKVTKTSFRFLQTLYNLGPSPEPNMTVLWSPSLPENFKHFCAQVSIDTSSIQYENDDLMCETRDSEDYGIACCVSYQEIGKQIQFFGARTNLAKALLLAINEGRCEITGKQVVKGIPALKSEVLDFDEVMANYKIVLKEMARVYNDSMNIIHYMHDKYYYEKSQMAFIDTDPKINLAYGAAGLSIVADSLSAIKYAKVTPVRDEKGLAVNFNIEGEFPYYGNDDDRVDQFAVEIPAYFNSLLSQLPTYKNAEPTLSILTITSNVMYGKKTGATPDGRAKGVAFAPGANPMHGRDTKGAIASLSSVSKLDYDSSRDGISNTFSIIPKSLGATKEDRLDNLVSMMDGYFSKGAHHLNVNVLNREMLQDAMEHPENYPQLTIRVSGYAVNFVRLTREQQFEVISRSFFDKM